GTATTACCCACGACATTCGCCGATTCATCAGCCGAAAGGAACACCGCCCGCGCGTTGCCCAGCCTGATGATGTAGCCCAGTTCACCTGTCCAGATACCGGCAAATCCGGCGTCGTTGAGCCGGTCTCTGAGTCGCATCATGGAAATAACGGTCTGCGGCTTGAAGGTGGGGCTGCACTTGACCAGGTTCCGCGCTTCGGCAATGTGAAGGGTCAGCAGCAGAAGCTCGATCTGGGCAGAGAGTTCGTTCTTGCCTCCCTGGCGGGCAATCTCCACGGAGAAGGTCAGGCCCTTTCTACCGAAGACGCTGTCCAGCACTGCCAGTGCTATCTCGCGCTGGTAAGGACGGAGGCGGTGAAATGAGAGCATAATTACACCATTACCCGGTGACTCATCACCTTCAGTGAGTTTTTCTCTACTACAAGTAGAGACATCATCTCTAGAAGTAGAGACATCATCTCTAGTACCCTGCCGTAAAGGGGCATAATCCCCCCTTCCCTTAATAAGGGAAGGGGAAGGCGCCGCCCCTTCTTAGGGGCCCCGCCTCTTCTGAGAGGCGCTCCATCTGGGCCGCACGGGGATAGGTCCCCAATCCCCTACTTGCTGAGGCCGGTCCCGATGCCGATACCGAGCGGGATGGCGACTTCTTTGAGGACATTGCCGATAGCCTCCTTCAGCCCCTTCTTCTCCTCTTTGGAAATGTTGTACCTCGTCTTGACGAGCCCCGCCAGCGTATTGGTCGCCTGCATGACCAGCTTGATGTTCTCCGGGTCGTGCTCCAGGAGCGTCTTTATCTTCACCCTTAGCAGGGCAATCTCGTCGTCGATGCCCTCAACGCCGGCCGCCAGCTCGAAGTCGAGCTTTTCCACCTCGTCCAGTACCTTGGAATAGAAGCCGTGCTTTCTAGCGTTCTGGTTGCCCTTTGGTGCCCCTCTTGTTCCCTTTGCTTTGGCTGGCATTTGCCTTATTCGCCTCCTTAAGAACGCTAGCAGTACCTAGCACAATGGTATGGGCCGCCAGGTCCCACCTCTGCTTCTCCACGGCTAACCTCAATAACCTCATCACGCCTCCTTTACATAACCTAAAAACAATTCACGCCTGGTTAGCCTCGATTTGTTTCCCATAATCATAATAGTACACCTGTTCTATTTCCGCCACAGTGTTTTGTCGCCGCCGGTTGTATACCGGGCGTACCTGGACGGAGTCCAGGCGCAGATTGATATTGGTATACCACCGTTGTACAATAGCCCGTGGAGGAAGAATGAGTCTTGCCCGTCAGCTACACGACCTGCAGGAGATCGACCTGGCCCTGAGGTCCAGGGAGCAGGCCCAGGCCCGGATTAGCAGCCAGCTCGGTGAGAGCCGGGAGATAGCACGGGTGAGGACGCGGCTGGCTGACGAGCAGAACCGTCTCGAAGAATTAACACATCAGCAGCATTCGCTGGAATGGCAAGTGGACGACCTCTCTGTCAAGGTATCCGCCACCGAGGAGAAGCTGTTTGGCGGCAGGATACGCAATCCCAAGGAGCTTGCCAATCTCCAGCGTGAAAACGAGGAAGTGAAAGCCCGGCAAAGCCAGATTGAAGACCGGGTGCTGGAGCTGATGGACCAGGTGGAGGCAACAACGGCGGCCGTGAAGACCTCTACCGCGGAGCTGGCCAGGCTGGAGGAGGAGTGGCGGGACCAGCAGCAACGACTCTCCACCGAGCTAACTCAACTCAAGGAATCGCACGCTGACCTCACGCAGAAACGCGCAGTGCAAGTGGCGCAGATTGATTCCGCTGTAATCGAAGTCTACCAGCAATTACAGGCGCAGAAGGGTACTGCCGTAGCCATGGTGGAGCAGGGCACGTGCCGCGGCTGCCAGATAGCGTTACCCACCACCGAGCTCCAGCAGGTGAGGGGCGGCGGCCTGGTCCGCTGTAGTAGCTGCGGTCGTATCCTTTACCTTGCCTGATTATGCATCATCACGGCGTGTCATAGTCGACAAGGACGAAATTACCACGACAATCCTTCACCATAGTAAATCGTGGCTGGTAATGACGGTTGGGGGCATCGCTTCCACCCTGTCATTGCGAGGGGCGTAGCCACGAAGCAATCTACGTAGCTGTTGTATAATGATAACAGGAACTCTGGTAATCAATGCCGATGGCGCCTCACGGGGTAATCCCGGTCCGGCGGCAATCGGTGCTACCATCAAGGACGAAAACGGCCGGTTGCTGGCCTCGGTCTCGCAGCGCATCGGCCGGACGACCAATAACCAGGCGGAGTACCGTGCCCTGATTGCTGCCCTGGAAAAGGCCATCAGCCTGGAGGCCCGGCGGGTGGATATCCGCCTTGATTCCGAGCTTGTCGTCCGGCAGGTCGAGGGCAGGTACAAGGTGAAGAAGGCGACTCTCCGCCCGCTCTACCTGCGGGTAGGAGAATTACTGGGCCGGCTCGAGGGCTTCACCCTGACGCATGTTCCCAGGGAGCAGAACGCTGAAGCGGACCGGCTGGCCAACGCCGCCCTGAAGAGAAGCTGACTTACCGGTGTGAGTCGGCCTGCTCCCCCTGATTAGCCTTATCAGGCAGGACTCCATACGGTTCACACGAAACACGCCACTTACAGACTATGGTACAATCTCTGTAAGCAAATTGCAGGACGGTGTACCGGATGGAAGAAAAACAGGTCTACCGGGGTATAATCAAGACGGGGCGTGGAGCGGGCGCAGGGGAAATGTCTGCCCCCGGAGTGCTTGAAGGGTTCCGGCAATTGACCGGACTTGCTGTCATACCGGGGACGCTGAATATAGACCTTACCGAAGTCTTCGACCTGTCCCTTCTGAGCTACAATTCCTCTGCAGAGCTAGGCATGACACAGATAGACCTTCGTGCACTGGGGATAGACTTCGATGGCGAGCAGGGTATGCACTACGGTCGGATAGCAATCGCTAATGAGTACCCCGGTTGTATTATCTGCTTCACGTGGGTCGACTGCCCCGGCATCAATGCCGAACTGGTCAGCCCCCACCATCTGCGCAACACTCTCAATCTGCAGGACGGGGACACAGTCGAGTTCACGCTGGTATGACCTGCCGGAAGGATACGCCCCTCTCTTTTTACACACAATACCTTACACTACCTCAGGCATAGCGGCACTTGACAGCCACAGGAGCAGGAATGTAATCTAGCTATTGGAAGTTGGCACTGGAGATATTTGTCTGTGCTGTTGTCCGCACCCCTGCACTTAATACACTGCTGGCTCTCTAGCGATGACTATTGGAGACTCACGGACAAGCACAAAACCGTCCTGAAGGACACGAATGGACTTTAGATTCACTGAAGAGCAGGAGAAATTCAGGCAGGAGGTCATTGACTTCTGCGATGCGGAGCTGCCCGGCGAAGCGGTAGCACCGGCGAGTTCACCTGCCTTCATCCAGAAGGTCGCCGGGAAGGGCTGGCTGTGTCTGTCCATCCCCGAGCAGTACGGCGGCCTGGGACGGGATGCCGTATGCCGTGTCATCCTCAATGAAGAGATGGCCTACCGTCAAGCTCCAATACCACTTGGCCTCTACGGTCGTTCGTTTAATCTCTTCGGGAGAATCTGCCTCAAGCATGGCAGTGAGGAACTGAAGAAGAAATGGCTCCCCCGGTTGGCAGGAGGCGAAGCCTTCGGCCAGTGCTATACCGAACCGGAAGCCGGCACTGATGTAACCAGGGTTCAGACCAGGGCCGTACGCCACGGCGACAACTACGTGGTCAATGGCCAGAAGATGTTCATAACCACCACCCACGTTCTCAAGCACACGTTACTGATGGCCAGAACCGACCCTGACGCTCCTGCCGAAAGAGGCCTGAGCATGTTCGTTATGGAGAACACCTCTCCGGGAATAACCATCAGCCCCCTGATGGGTATGGGTGGATACAGGACGAACCAGATTTTTCTGGACGATGTGAAAGTGCCCGCTGAAAACCTGATTGGCGAGGAGAACCGGGGATATGCCTACTACCTGGAGGATAAACCCTTCTATCTGCACAAAGAACAGGGTGCTGAGGTAGGAGCGGTACGGCGGGCTTTTGAGGACCTGGTCCAGTATGTCAGGAGCACCAGGAGGGACGGGCGCTTGCTCAGCCGGAGCCCGATGGCCCGCCGGGAACTGGCGGAAATGGCTACCAGCATCAGGGCGATGCGCACACTTTCCTACCGCATGGCCTGGATGGAGACCCGGGGACTTGACCTCTCTCACATTGCATCGGTAGCCAGGGTATTCAATGTTGAATCATGGCTGAAGTTCAATAGTGTCGCCATGCAATTACTGGGGCTAAGCGGACAGCTACGACGTGGAGCAGATAACGTGCCTCTCGGCGGTGCAATGGGCTGGCACTATGAG
The sequence above is a segment of the Dehalococcoidales bacterium genome. Coding sequences within it:
- a CDS encoding C4-type zinc ribbon domain-containing protein — protein: MSLARQLHDLQEIDLALRSREQAQARISSQLGESREIARVRTRLADEQNRLEELTHQQHSLEWQVDDLSVKVSATEEKLFGGRIRNPKELANLQRENEEVKARQSQIEDRVLELMDQVEATTAAVKTSTAELARLEEEWRDQQQRLSTELTQLKESHADLTQKRAVQVAQIDSAVIEVYQQLQAQKGTAVAMVEQGTCRGCQIALPTTELQQVRGGGLVRCSSCGRILYLA
- a CDS encoding ribonuclease HI family protein; this encodes MITGTLVINADGASRGNPGPAAIGATIKDENGRLLASVSQRIGRTTNNQAEYRALIAALEKAISLEARRVDIRLDSELVVRQVEGRYKVKKATLRPLYLRVGELLGRLEGFTLTHVPREQNAEADRLANAALKRS
- a CDS encoding DUF120 domain-containing protein gives rise to the protein MEEKQVYRGIIKTGRGAGAGEMSAPGVLEGFRQLTGLAVIPGTLNIDLTEVFDLSLLSYNSSAELGMTQIDLRALGIDFDGEQGMHYGRIAIANEYPGCIICFTWVDCPGINAELVSPHHLRNTLNLQDGDTVEFTLV
- a CDS encoding acyl-CoA dehydrogenase family protein yields the protein MDFRFTEEQEKFRQEVIDFCDAELPGEAVAPASSPAFIQKVAGKGWLCLSIPEQYGGLGRDAVCRVILNEEMAYRQAPIPLGLYGRSFNLFGRICLKHGSEELKKKWLPRLAGGEAFGQCYTEPEAGTDVTRVQTRAVRHGDNYVVNGQKMFITTTHVLKHTLLMARTDPDAPAERGLSMFVMENTSPGITISPLMGMGGYRTNQIFLDDVKVPAENLIGEENRGYAYYLEDKPFYLHKEQGAEVGAVRRAFEDLVQYVRSTRRDGRLLSRSPMARRELAEMATSIRAMRTLSYRMAWMETRGLDLSHIASVARVFNVESWLKFNSVAMQLLGLSGQLRRGADNVPLGGAMGWHYE